CGGGCAATGTGCGCGAGTTGCAGGAGCGTGTGCGGCGCGCGTATCAGGCATCGGGCGATGTGATCGAAACGCTGCGCGCCGACGAAACGCACGGCATCGGCGGGCGCGATCTGAACGGCGGCCGCGTGCAGGTGACGGTCGGCACGCCGCTCGCCGATGTCGAAGAAATGCTGATTCGCGCGACGCTCGACGCGGTCGGCGGCACGCGCCATCGCGCAGCATCGCTGCTCGGGATCAGTCCGAAGACGCTGTACAACAAGCTGCAGCGCATGCGGTTGAACTGACCGGGGGCGGGGCTGACGGGGGTTGCACACGCAGTGGGCAAGACGAAGAAAGGCGCAAGCGGTCGAGCTTGCGCCTTTCCTTTTGTTCGGCCCGGCTTAGCCGTTCAGCGGGCCTTCGTGCCGTGTTTCATGCAATCTTAAATGCGGTGTTCACGCAAACGCGTCCTGTAACAGCGCCTGCGCGCGCTGATACTCCGGTTCCTCGACGAGCCTGTCCCACGTCGGCGCCTTGCCGCGCGGCCGCATGCGCCTGATACGCCGGCGCGATGCCTTCGATTGTTTGACGTGCAGCGCGTCGAGCACCTTTCCGGCTTCTTCGGGCTGATTGCAGATCAGCACCATGTCGCAGCCTGCTTCGAGCGCGGCGCTCGCGGCCTCGGTCAGCGTGCCGCCCTGGCGCGCGGCCTCCATCGACAGATCGTCGCTGAAGATCGCACCCGTGAAGCCGAGCGCGCCACGCAGGATGTCCTGCAGCCAGACGCGCGAAAAACCGGCCGGCTTCGAATCGACGAGCGGATAGATCACATGCGCGGGAATCACCGACGCGAGCGACATGCCAAGCCAGTCGTAGGGCGCGACGTCTTCGGCCAGAATCTCGTCGAGCTTGCGTTCGTCGACGGGCACCGCGACGTGCGAATCCGCCTGCGCAAAGCCATGCCCCGGGAAATGCTTGCCGCAGTTCGCCATGCCGGCAAGCGCGAGCCCGTGGTTGAGGCTCTTCGCGAGCATCGTCACGACGCGCGGGTCGCGATGAAACGCGCGGTCGCCGATGACCTGCGATTGCCCGTAGTTCAGGTCGAGCACCGGCGTGAAACTCATATCGATGCCGCACGCGCGCAGTTCGGCCGCGAGGATATAGCCGACCGCGGTCGCGACCTTCGTCGCGTGCAGCACGTCGTCGTCCCACAGCGCGCCGAGCTTGCCCATCGACGGCAGCACCGTGAAGCCGTCGGTGCGAAAGCGCTGTACGCGGCCGCCCTCGTGATCGACGGCGATCAACAGGTCGTCGCGTACGTCGCGGATCGCATCGGTCAGCGCGACGAGCTGCGTGCGGCTTTCGAAGTGCCGCGCAAACAGGATCACGCCACCGGTCATCGGATGCGCGAGACGGCGCCTGTCGGCCGCGTTGAGCGTCTTGCCGACGACGTCGAGCATGACCGGTCCAGCAGAGGTTTTCTTCATTGGGCGGAAACGGAAGGAACGGAGAGAACAGAACAAACAGAAGAAACAGACAAACGATGCAACGGCCGCGCGCTCGCCGGACTGCGCACCGCGGCGAACGCCGGGCTACGCACCCGTCTGCGCACCGGACTCGGCGCCGGACTGTGCGCCGGTCTCCGCGATCACGAACGACACCGCATAGTCGCGTTCGTCGGACAGCGTCACGCGTGCGGTAATGCCGCGCTCGGCGAGCCACTCGGCAAGTTCGCCCGAGGCGACGATATACGGCCTGCCGCCCGCTTCGTTGAGCGTTTGCAGCGCGCGCCATGTCATCGGCCAATGCATGCCGAGCCCGATCGCCTTCGAAAACGCTTCCTTCACCGAGAAGCGCGTGGCGAGAAACGCGAGACCGCGCACCGCGGACCGCGCGTTGCGCGCGTGATAGACGCGCAGCTCGTCGGGGCCGAGCACTTTTTCCGCGAACCGGCCTCCCGTGCGCTCCATCACGGCCGCCACGCGGCTCACCTGCACGACGTCGGTACCGATGCCATAGATCGCCATGAAGCCGCCCGCGTTTCGCTCAGGCCCGTGCAGCAAGACGCGCGGCGACCATGATCGCCTTCATCTCGCGCACCGCGTTATCCCAGCCGGCGAAGATTGCGTGCGCAACGATCGCGTGGCCGATGTTCAGTTCGACGATCCCTTCGATCGCCGCGATCGGCTGCACGTTCGTGTAGTGCAGGCCGTGCCCCGCGTTGACCTTGAGCCCGAGCGAGCGGCCCAGTTCGACGCCTTGCACGACGCGCTCGTATTCGCGCCGTTGCGCGGCTTCGTCGTGCGCTTCGGCATAAGCGCCGGTATGCAGTTCGATGACGGGCGCGCCGGCTTCGTGAGCGGCGCGAATCTGCGCGTCGTCGGCGTCGATGAAGAGCGAGACGCGCGAGCCGGCGTCGGCCAGCTGCCCGCACGCATCGCGCACCGCATCGAAGCGGCCGGCGACGTCGAGACCGCCTTCGGTAGTCAGTTCGGCGCGTTTTTCCGGCACGAGGCAGACATCGTGCGGCCGCACGTCGCACGCGATATCGAGCATCTCCTGCGTGACCGCGCATTCGAGGTTCATCCGCGTGTTCAGCCGCGCACGCAATGCGCGCACGTCGGCGTCGACGATGTGCCGGCGGTCCTCGCGCAGATGCAGCGTGATCGCGTCGGCGCCCGCCTCTTCGGCCGTCAGGGCCGCGCGGATCGGATCGGGGTAGGAAGTGCCGCGCACATTGCGCAGCGTGGCAACGTGGTCGATGTTGACGCCCAGGTCGATCACGTTCGGCGACGTGAGAAAGAAGCTCATAGGTTCTGCAGGTCGATCAGGATCTGGCGCGTCGCGAGCGGCGTGCCGCCAAGGTAAGTGTTGAGCAGGAAGCGCATCAGCGTCTTGCTTTGCGCAACCGTCTGCGCACGATGGTAATCGTCCTGCTCCATATCGAGCAAGGTCTGACCCGATACCACGGGCCATTGCGCGGGCAGATCGTCGGATGCGTCACGCACGCCGCGTTCCGGATCGAACACGTAGTGGCCGCCCGGCACGACCGGCCGGCGCGCGGCGGTGCGATCGAGCGACATCGCGTATCCGGTCTCGCGCAGCAGCACGCGCTCGAACGAACGCAGCACCTGCACGGGCGGCTCGTCGTGCGCGAGGCGCGTGAGTGTCACCACATAGTGGTGAAACAGCTGCGGATGCGGATCTTCGCGCGCACAGAACTTGACGAGCAGTTCGTTCGCGTAGAAACCGCACAGCAGCGCGTCGCCGGCCAGCGGCAGCATGCCGCCGACCCACTCGGCGCCCGTCAGCGTGCGCATCTCGGACTTGCCGGTCCATGCGAGCGAGAGCGGCTGGAAGGTCTGCAGCACGCCGCGCAGGGCCGAATGCGGGCGCTTGGCGCCTTTCGCGATCAAGGCGAGGCGACCGTGGTCGCGCGACAGCACATCGAGAATCAGGCTGGTTTCGCGATACGGATAGCTGTGCAGAACGAAGGCCGGCTGTTCGGAGATGCGGTATTCGGAGGCAGGCGCGCGTGATGACGCGCGGCGTGCGGGCCTGGCTGCGCGCGACGCGGCGCGCGCCGGTTCGTCGCCGGGCCGCTGGCTTGCGCTTGCATCGCGGGTCGCCTGATCGCGGGCTTCGAGCAGCGCTTCGTCGGCGAAATCGTCGCCGGCCGTGCGCGTCGCGGCAGACTTCTTCGACTTGCTCGATGCCGAAGAGGTCGAAGAAGTCGTGCGCTTCGCGCGACCGCGAGCGGGCGCGTCCGCGCTTGCCGGCTCGGACGCACAAGCGCGAGCGGCACGCTCCTGCGGCGGATCAGACTCTGGTTCCGGCGGCAGCGTCATCCATGCGTCATTCGTACCCATACGCGCGCAGTCCGGCTTCGTTGTCGGCCCACCCGCTCCTCACCTTGATAAAGGTCTCGAGGTACACGGGGCCGTCGAACAGCTTTTCCATATCGAGACGCGCCTCGGTGCTGATCTGCTTCAGCTTCGCGCCCTTCTGGCCGATGATCATCGCCTTGTGCGAATCGCGCTCGACGAGAATCGTGGCGAAGATGCGCCGCAGGCGGCCTTCGGCCTCGAACTTGTCGATGATCACCGTGCTGGTGTACGGCAATTCGTCGCCGGTCCAGCGGAACACTTTCTCGCGCAGAATCTCGGCCGCAAGGAAGCGCTCGCTGCGATCGGTCAGATCGTCTTCGCCGTAGATCGGCTCGCCTTCCGGCAGATACGGCTTCACCGTCTCGAAGAGCCGCTTGATGTCGTCGGGATTCTTCGCCGACAGCGGCACGATTTCCCTGAACTCGCGCAAGCCCGCCATCTTCTGCATGAACGGGAACAGTGTGTCCTTGTCGTTCACGCGATCGAGCTTGTTCGCGATCAGCAGCGTCGGCGCCGATCGCGGAATCAGATCGAGCACCTGCTGGTCGTCGGGTCCGAAGCGGCCCGCTTCGATCACGAAGAGCACCGCGTCGACGGACGTCAGCGTCGACGTGACCGCACGGTTCAGCGAGCGGTTCAGCGCGCCGCTGTGGCGCGTCTGGAAACCGGGCGTATCGACGAAGATGTACTGCGCGTCGTCGAGCGTGCGGATGCCCGTGATGCGGTGGCGCGTGGTCTGCGCCTTGCGCGACGTGATGCTGACTTTCTGGCCGACGAGCGCGTTCATCAGCGTCGACTTGCCGACGTTGGGGCGGCCGACGATGGCAACCATGCCGCAACGAAATCCTGGTGTAGTGGGCGTGTTCATATTCGGGGCTACGCTGCGACTGACCCGGCCACCGTGCATTGCATCGCGCTCGCGCAATGCGGTCGCGGTGAAAGCAGAAACGGGCGGCACGACGACGATGTTCGGTCAGGTCAAACGCGTGAATCAGTCGGGAGCAATCGTGGTGGATCAATGGCCCGCGTCGGCAACGCGCGTATGCAGCGCGTTCGCGACGCCGGGTTCGGGGTCCGCTTCGGCCGTTGCCGCGCCAGCGGCGTCACGGCTGCGGGCCGTTATCTTTTCGGTGCTGCGTGCGGCGGCTTCGAACCTGTCAGCCGGGTTATCCCGGTCCGTAGCATTCGGGGTTGCGTTTCCGCTCGTGTTTCCGCTTGCGCTGGCTGCGCGGGCAGCGGGTTCGGGCTTGTCGGCGGATTTGTCTCCAGCTCGGTCTGCGGGCCGATCAACGGCTCGATCGGCGGGACGTTCAACCTTGTCAGCGGCTTTTTCGACGGGTTTGTCTGCTTTATCTGTTTTGTCTGCGGGTTTGTCGGCCGCTTTGTCCGCGGGTTTGTCCGCAGCTTTGTCGGCAGGCGTGTCTACAGCTTTGTCCGATGGCCTCTCGGTCGCCCTGTCGGCAGTGAGCACGACGGCTTCCGGCTTGTCCACCCCCTTCTCGCCCTGACGACTCGAAGCTTCGATCGCGTCGCCGGGCATGTCCGGTGGACGCGTCGCCGCATCGGTCCGCTCGGTCTGCCGGTCGGCGCGGTCGGCTTTTTCGCCGCGCGCGAGCTTGTCGTCAGACCGCTCCGCGCCCTTGTCGCCCGTTCTCTCGAGCTTTTCCGACTTGTCCGCTTTTTCCGCTTTATCGGTGCTGCCGCCCGTGCCGCCGGCGCTGCCTTGAGCCTGGCTGTATTCGACATGCGCCGCACGAATCACCGCGAGCGGTGCCGCCTGACTCGCCGCTGCCGCCGGTGCAACCCGTTCGGCGAGCGTTTCAGCCGCTGCCTTCGCTTCGCCGCGCGCCGCGCGCTCGGCTTTGCGCAGGTCCGGCGCACGCAGATCGAGCGCTGTCTGCACGCCGGTTACGCCCGGGACGATTTCCGCTTCGGCGCTTTTCGCGGCGCGCCCGCTTTTCGACCGCTTCGGCTTCGCGACGACGGCCGGCGCCGCCGCCATCACCTCGTCGAGCGCCTTTTTCGCGGCAGCCTGCTCGGCCGCGCGCCGGCTCGCACCGGAACCGGACACCTTGACGTCGAGTTTCGGCACCGCGCATTCGACTTCGAACTGCTGATTGTGCGCCGCACCATGGGTGGCGACGACGGTGTAGGTGGGCAGCGCAATCTTGTGACCCTGCAGGTATTCCTGCAGCAATGTCTTCGCATCCTTGCCCAGCGTGCGCGGATCGATATGGTCGAGAATCGGCACGTACAACCGCTTGATGACCGTCTGCGCGGCCTCGA
The nucleotide sequence above comes from Paraburkholderia sp. SOS3. Encoded proteins:
- the pdxJ gene encoding pyridoxine 5'-phosphate synthase, with translation MSFFLTSPNVIDLGVNIDHVATLRNVRGTSYPDPIRAALTAEEAGADAITLHLREDRRHIVDADVRALRARLNTRMNLECAVTQEMLDIACDVRPHDVCLVPEKRAELTTEGGLDVAGRFDAVRDACGQLADAGSRVSLFIDADDAQIRAAHEAGAPVIELHTGAYAEAHDEAAQRREYERVVQGVELGRSLGLKVNAGHGLHYTNVQPIAAIEGIVELNIGHAIVAHAIFAGWDNAVREMKAIMVAARLAARA
- the recO gene encoding DNA repair protein RecO; its protein translation is MGTNDAWMTLPPEPESDPPQERAARACASEPASADAPARGRAKRTTSSTSSASSKSKKSAATRTAGDDFADEALLEARDQATRDASASQRPGDEPARAASRAARPARRASSRAPASEYRISEQPAFVLHSYPYRETSLILDVLSRDHGRLALIAKGAKRPHSALRGVLQTFQPLSLAWTGKSEMRTLTGAEWVGGMLPLAGDALLCGFYANELLVKFCAREDPHPQLFHHYVVTLTRLAHDEPPVQVLRSFERVLLRETGYAMSLDRTAARRPVVPGGHYVFDPERGVRDASDDLPAQWPVVSGQTLLDMEQDDYHRAQTVAQSKTLMRFLLNTYLGGTPLATRQILIDLQNL
- the acpS gene encoding holo-ACP synthase, with amino-acid sequence MAIYGIGTDVVQVSRVAAVMERTGGRFAEKVLGPDELRVYHARNARSAVRGLAFLATRFSVKEAFSKAIGLGMHWPMTWRALQTLNEAGGRPYIVASGELAEWLAERGITARVTLSDERDYAVSFVIAETGAQSGAESGAQTGA
- the nagZ gene encoding beta-N-acetylhexosaminidase, translated to MLDVVGKTLNAADRRRLAHPMTGGVILFARHFESRTQLVALTDAIRDVRDDLLIAVDHEGGRVQRFRTDGFTVLPSMGKLGALWDDDVLHATKVATAVGYILAAELRACGIDMSFTPVLDLNYGQSQVIGDRAFHRDPRVVTMLAKSLNHGLALAGMANCGKHFPGHGFAQADSHVAVPVDERKLDEILAEDVAPYDWLGMSLASVIPAHVIYPLVDSKPAGFSRVWLQDILRGALGFTGAIFSDDLSMEAARQGGTLTEAASAALEAGCDMVLICNQPEEAGKVLDALHVKQSKASRRRIRRMRPRGKAPTWDRLVEEPEYQRAQALLQDAFA
- the era gene encoding GTPase Era; amino-acid sequence: MNTPTTPGFRCGMVAIVGRPNVGKSTLMNALVGQKVSITSRKAQTTRHRITGIRTLDDAQYIFVDTPGFQTRHSGALNRSLNRAVTSTLTSVDAVLFVIEAGRFGPDDQQVLDLIPRSAPTLLIANKLDRVNDKDTLFPFMQKMAGLREFREIVPLSAKNPDDIKRLFETVKPYLPEGEPIYGEDDLTDRSERFLAAEILREKVFRWTGDELPYTSTVIIDKFEAEGRLRRIFATILVERDSHKAMIIGQKGAKLKQISTEARLDMEKLFDGPVYLETFIKVRSGWADNEAGLRAYGYE